One window of Burkholderia thailandensis E264 genomic DNA carries:
- a CDS encoding NUDIX domain-containing protein — protein MADLPNHDATLTETCIESEPVYDGSFLKVKRDTVRLPDGKHATREYVTHPGAVMVIPLFDDGRVLMESQYRYPIGKVMAEFPAGKLDPDEGALACAVRELREETGYTAREYVFLTRIHPIISYSTEFIDIYLARGLTAGERKLDDGEFLETFTATLPDLLEWVRTGQITDVKTIIGTMWLEKAMSGAWPLGSVIRP, from the coding sequence ATGGCCGACTTGCCGAATCACGACGCCACCCTCACCGAAACTTGCATCGAAAGCGAGCCTGTCTACGACGGCTCGTTCCTGAAGGTCAAGCGCGATACGGTTCGCTTGCCGGACGGCAAGCACGCGACGCGCGAATATGTGACGCATCCGGGCGCGGTGATGGTCATCCCGCTGTTCGACGACGGCCGTGTGCTGATGGAGAGCCAGTATCGCTACCCGATCGGCAAGGTGATGGCTGAATTTCCGGCGGGCAAGCTCGATCCGGACGAAGGCGCGCTCGCCTGCGCGGTTCGCGAATTGCGCGAGGAAACGGGCTACACCGCGCGCGAATACGTATTTCTCACGCGCATTCATCCGATCATTTCGTATTCGACCGAATTCATCGACATCTACCTCGCACGCGGCCTGACGGCGGGCGAGCGCAAGCTCGACGACGGCGAGTTCCTCGAGACGTTCACGGCGACGCTGCCGGACTTGCTCGAATGGGTGCGCACCGGCCAGATCACCGACGTGAAGACGATCATCGGCACGATGTGGCTCGAGAAGGCGATGTCGGGCGCATGGCCGCTCGGCAGTGTGATCCGGCCGTAG
- the nuoN gene encoding NADH-quinone oxidoreductase subunit NuoN, translated as MNVLLPDALVMAAIIVAWLNDTFVGAAGRRLTYLIAVVASAAAGVWFALQAFDPQQYYFFSRMVVVDSFASAMKAVVSIGFAVTLVYSRKYLEDRDLFRGDVFLLGMFSLLGQLVMISGNNFLTLYLGLELMSLSLYAVIALRRDGAQSSEAAMKYYVLGALASGFVLYGISMLYGATGSLELNEVLKAVASGRINDAVLLFGVIFIVAGVAFKLGAVPFHMWVPDVYQGAPTAMTLFVGGGPKVAAFAWGLRFLVMGLLPLAVDWQEMLVILAALSLIVGNITGIVQRNIKRMLAYSAISNMGFVLLGLLAGVVNGNPSSAASAYSSAMFYTIVYLVTTLGSFGVVMLLARRDFEAETLDDFKGLNKRSPVFAFVMMVMMFSLAGIPPTVGFYAKLAVLEATVNAGLTWLAVLAVITSLFGAFYYLRIVKLMYFDAPQDTTPIAGDACKRAILVLNGLAVVVLGIVPGPLMTICLQAISHTLPL; from the coding sequence ATGAATGTCCTGTTGCCTGATGCGCTGGTGATGGCCGCCATCATCGTCGCCTGGCTGAACGACACCTTCGTCGGCGCAGCCGGCCGCCGCCTCACGTATCTGATCGCGGTCGTCGCGTCGGCGGCGGCGGGCGTGTGGTTCGCACTGCAAGCCTTCGATCCGCAGCAGTATTACTTCTTCTCGCGGATGGTCGTGGTCGATTCGTTCGCGAGCGCGATGAAGGCGGTCGTGTCGATCGGCTTCGCGGTGACACTCGTCTACTCGCGCAAGTACCTCGAGGATCGCGACCTGTTCCGCGGCGACGTGTTCCTGCTCGGCATGTTCTCGCTGCTCGGCCAGCTCGTGATGATCTCGGGCAACAACTTCCTCACGCTGTACCTCGGCCTCGAGCTGATGTCGCTGTCGCTGTACGCGGTGATCGCGCTGCGTCGCGACGGCGCGCAGTCGAGCGAAGCGGCGATGAAGTACTACGTGCTCGGCGCGCTCGCTTCGGGCTTCGTGCTTTACGGGATTTCGATGCTGTACGGCGCGACGGGCTCGCTCGAGCTGAACGAAGTGCTGAAGGCGGTCGCATCGGGCCGCATCAACGACGCGGTGCTGCTGTTCGGCGTGATCTTCATCGTCGCGGGCGTCGCGTTCAAGCTCGGCGCCGTGCCGTTCCACATGTGGGTGCCGGACGTCTACCAGGGCGCACCCACCGCGATGACGCTCTTCGTCGGCGGCGGCCCGAAGGTCGCGGCGTTCGCGTGGGGCCTGCGCTTCCTCGTGATGGGCCTGCTGCCGCTCGCGGTCGACTGGCAGGAAATGCTCGTGATCCTCGCCGCGCTGTCGCTGATCGTCGGCAACATTACCGGTATCGTCCAGCGCAACATCAAGCGGATGCTCGCGTACTCGGCGATCTCGAACATGGGCTTCGTGCTGCTCGGTCTGCTCGCGGGCGTCGTCAACGGCAATCCGTCGTCGGCGGCGAGCGCTTACAGCTCGGCGATGTTCTACACGATCGTCTACCTCGTGACCACGCTCGGCTCGTTCGGTGTCGTGATGCTGCTTGCGCGCCGCGATTTCGAAGCGGAAACGCTCGACGACTTCAAGGGCCTCAACAAGCGCAGCCCGGTGTTCGCGTTCGTGATGATGGTGATGATGTTCTCGCTTGCCGGCATTCCGCCGACGGTCGGCTTCTACGCGAAGCTCGCCGTTCTGGAGGCGACGGTCAACGCCGGCCTCACGTGGCTCGCGGTGCTCGCCGTCATCACGTCGCTGTTCGGCGCGTTCTACTATCTGCGCATCGTCAAGCTGATGTACTTCGACGCGCCGCAGGACACGACGCCGATCGCGGGCGACGCATGCAAGCGCGCGATCCTCGTGCTCAACGGCCTCGCAGTCGTCGTGCTCGGCATCGTGCCGGGCCCGCTGATGACGATCTGCCTGCAGGCCATCAGCCACACGCTGCCGCTGTAA
- a CDS encoding acyl-CoA dehydrogenase family protein: MDLDYSPADDAFRAEVRAWLEANLPRALRDKVLNHKRLNRDDFASWHRLLGTRGWSAPAWPVEYGGPGWDATQRHIWEEECARIGAPPVLPFGVSMVAPVLMKYGSEAQKRRYLPRILDGTDWWCQGYSEPGSGSDLASLRTRAERRGDHYVVNGQKTWTTLGQYADMMFCLVRTDPDAKKQEGISFLLIDMKSPGITVRPIVTLDEDREVNEVFFEDVKVPVENLVGDENRGWTYAKYLLGHERTGIARVGASKRELDFLKRLASREHKNGKPLIADPVFAAKIAALEVELMALEVTVLRVVSSEASGRGPGPEASMLKIKGTEIQQALTELMVDAIGPLAAPFDAAFLEGEREHSAAGDDDAAPLAAHYFNYRKTSIYGGSNEIQKNIIAQMILGL; the protein is encoded by the coding sequence ATGGATCTCGATTATTCCCCCGCCGACGACGCGTTTCGCGCCGAAGTCCGCGCGTGGCTCGAGGCGAATCTGCCTCGCGCGCTGCGCGATAAGGTTCTCAACCACAAGCGTTTGAATCGCGACGACTTCGCGAGCTGGCACCGGCTGCTCGGCACGCGAGGCTGGTCCGCGCCCGCGTGGCCCGTCGAGTACGGCGGGCCCGGCTGGGACGCGACGCAGCGCCACATCTGGGAAGAGGAGTGCGCGCGGATCGGCGCGCCGCCCGTGCTGCCGTTCGGCGTGTCGATGGTCGCGCCGGTGCTGATGAAGTACGGCAGCGAAGCGCAAAAGCGCCGTTATCTGCCGCGCATCCTCGACGGCACCGACTGGTGGTGCCAGGGCTACTCGGAGCCCGGCTCGGGCTCGGACCTCGCTTCGCTGCGCACGCGCGCCGAGCGCCGCGGCGATCATTACGTCGTCAACGGCCAGAAGACCTGGACGACGCTCGGCCAGTACGCCGACATGATGTTCTGCCTCGTGCGCACCGATCCCGACGCGAAGAAGCAGGAAGGGATATCGTTCCTGCTGATCGACATGAAATCGCCGGGCATCACGGTGCGCCCGATCGTCACGCTCGACGAGGATCGCGAAGTCAACGAAGTGTTCTTCGAGGACGTGAAGGTGCCCGTCGAGAATCTCGTCGGCGACGAAAATCGCGGCTGGACCTACGCGAAGTATCTGCTCGGGCACGAGCGCACCGGCATTGCTCGGGTCGGCGCATCGAAGCGCGAGCTCGATTTCCTGAAACGCCTCGCGTCGCGCGAGCACAAGAACGGCAAGCCGCTCATCGCCGATCCCGTGTTCGCCGCGAAGATCGCCGCGCTCGAAGTCGAGCTGATGGCGCTCGAAGTCACGGTGCTGCGCGTCGTCAGCAGTGAGGCGAGCGGGCGCGGGCCGGGGCCGGAGGCATCGATGCTGAAAATCAAGGGCACCGAGATCCAGCAGGCGCTGACCGAGCTGATGGTCGACGCGATCGGGCCGCTCGCCGCGCCGTTCGACGCGGCCTTCCTGGAGGGCGAGCGCGAGCACAGCGCGGCCGGCGACGACGACGCGGCGCCGCTCGCCGCGCATTACTTCAACTACCGCAAGACGTCGATCTACGGCGGTTCGAACGAAATCCAGAAGAACATCATCGCGCAGATGATTCTCGGACTGTAA
- the nuoH gene encoding NADH-quinone oxidoreductase subunit NuoH, with protein sequence MSLFDTINSGGAQLLGVAWPTVWALVRILVVAVVILLCVAYLILWERKLIGWMHVRLGPNRVGPAGLLQPIADVLKLLLKEVIHPTAASRWLYLIAPVMTVVPAFAVWAVIPFQAGAVLANINAGLLYAMAISSIGVYAVILAGWASNSKYAFLGAMRAAAQMVSYEISMGFALVLVLMTAGSLNLSEIVGSQQHGFFAGHGVNFLSWNWLPLLPVFVIYFISGIAETNRHPFDVVEGESEIVAGHMIDYSGMAFALFFLAEYINMIVISALAATLFLGGWDAPFEFLSFIPGIFWLVLKVFALLSVFIWARATFPRYRYDQIMRLGWKVFLPVCVFWVIVVGFWMMSPLNIWK encoded by the coding sequence ATGAGCTTGTTCGATACGATCAACTCGGGCGGAGCCCAGCTTCTCGGCGTCGCATGGCCGACGGTGTGGGCGCTCGTGCGCATCCTCGTCGTCGCCGTCGTGATCCTGCTGTGCGTCGCGTACCTGATTCTGTGGGAACGCAAGCTGATCGGCTGGATGCACGTGCGTCTCGGTCCGAACCGCGTCGGCCCCGCGGGCCTGCTGCAGCCGATTGCCGACGTGCTGAAGCTGCTGCTCAAGGAAGTGATTCATCCGACGGCCGCGAGCCGCTGGCTGTATCTGATCGCGCCCGTGATGACGGTCGTGCCGGCGTTCGCGGTGTGGGCGGTAATTCCGTTCCAGGCGGGCGCGGTGCTCGCGAACATCAACGCCGGCTTGCTGTACGCGATGGCGATTTCGTCGATCGGCGTCTACGCGGTGATTCTCGCCGGTTGGGCGTCGAACTCGAAGTACGCGTTCCTCGGCGCGATGCGCGCGGCCGCGCAGATGGTGTCGTACGAAATTTCGATGGGCTTCGCGCTGGTGCTCGTGCTGATGACGGCGGGCAGCCTGAACCTGTCGGAGATCGTCGGCTCGCAGCAGCATGGCTTCTTCGCGGGCCACGGCGTGAACTTCCTGTCGTGGAACTGGCTGCCGCTGTTGCCGGTGTTCGTCATCTATTTCATCTCGGGCATCGCCGAAACGAACCGCCACCCGTTCGACGTGGTGGAAGGGGAATCGGAGATCGTCGCTGGTCACATGATCGACTACTCGGGGATGGCGTTCGCGCTGTTCTTCCTCGCCGAGTACATCAACATGATCGTGATCTCGGCGCTCGCGGCGACGCTGTTCCTCGGCGGCTGGGACGCGCCGTTCGAATTCCTGTCGTTCATTCCGGGCATCTTCTGGCTGGTGCTGAAAGTCTTCGCGCTGCTGTCGGTGTTCATTTGGGCCCGTGCGACGTTCCCGCGTTACCGCTACGACCAGATCATGCGCCTCGGCTGGAAGGTATTCCTGCCCGTCTGCGTGTTCTGGGTGATCGTGGTCGGTTTCTGGATGATGTCGCCGCTGAATATCTGGAAATAA
- the nuoL gene encoding NADH-quinone oxidoreductase subunit L, with protein MSTTLNENLLLAIPLAPLAGSLIAGLFGNAVGRKGAHRVTILGVAVSFILSAMVFFQVLGGASYNATVYEWMNVGSLKLEVGFLVDTLTAMMMVVVTFVSLMVHIYTIGYMSEEDGYQRFFSYISLFTFSMLMLVMSNNFLQLFFGWEAVGLVSYLLIGFYFTRESAIYANMKAFLVNRVGDFGFLLGIGLILAYAGSMNYGEVFAKRAELAALNFPGTQWGLLTVACICLFIGAMGKSAQFPLHVWLPDSMEGPTPISALIHAATMVTAGIFMVTRMSPLFELSDAALSFITVIGAITALFMGFLGIVQNDIKRVVAYSTLSQLGYMTVALGVSAYPVAVFHLMTHAFFKALLFLGAGSVIIGMHHDQDMRNMGGLRKYMPITWITSLVGSLALIGTPFFSGFYSKDSIIDAVKLSHLPGSGFAYFAVVASVFVTALYSFRMYFLVFHGEERFRHPKAFGNNHGAESAAHHGHDDDHGHGHAHEPHETPWVVWVPLVLLAIPSVIIGAIAIGPMLYGDFFQHGVAFDKVIFIGQNHPALAEMAEEFHGWTAMGLHSVSGLPVWLALAGVVVAWFLYLKRPDLPAAIRRAFGPIYTLLDNKYYMDKINEVVFAKGSIAIGRGLWKEGDVVVIDGLVNGSARFIGWFAGVIRFLQSGYIYHYAFAMIIGMLGLLTLFVTLGGK; from the coding sequence ATGTCAACGACACTCAATGAAAACCTGCTGCTGGCGATTCCGCTCGCTCCGCTGGCCGGCTCGCTGATCGCGGGGCTGTTCGGCAATGCGGTGGGGCGCAAGGGCGCACATCGCGTGACGATTCTCGGCGTCGCGGTCTCGTTCATTCTTTCCGCGATGGTGTTCTTCCAGGTACTGGGCGGCGCGAGCTACAACGCGACGGTCTACGAATGGATGAACGTCGGCTCGCTGAAGCTCGAGGTGGGCTTCCTCGTCGACACGCTGACCGCGATGATGATGGTCGTCGTCACGTTCGTGTCGCTGATGGTGCACATCTACACGATCGGCTACATGTCGGAAGAGGACGGCTACCAGCGCTTCTTCTCGTACATCTCGCTGTTCACGTTCTCGATGCTGATGCTCGTGATGAGCAACAACTTCCTGCAGCTGTTCTTCGGCTGGGAAGCGGTGGGTCTCGTGTCGTACCTGCTGATCGGCTTCTACTTCACGCGTGAGAGCGCGATCTACGCGAACATGAAGGCGTTCCTCGTGAATCGCGTGGGCGACTTCGGCTTCCTGCTCGGCATCGGCCTCATCCTGGCGTACGCCGGCTCGATGAACTACGGCGAAGTGTTCGCGAAGCGCGCGGAGCTCGCGGCGCTGAATTTTCCGGGCACTCAGTGGGGTTTGCTGACCGTCGCTTGCATTTGCCTCTTCATCGGCGCGATGGGTAAGTCCGCACAGTTCCCGCTGCACGTGTGGCTGCCCGACTCGATGGAAGGCCCGACGCCGATCTCCGCGCTGATTCACGCGGCGACGATGGTGACGGCCGGCATCTTCATGGTCACCCGCATGTCGCCGCTGTTCGAGCTGTCCGACGCCGCGCTGTCGTTCATCACGGTGATCGGCGCGATCACGGCGCTCTTCATGGGCTTCCTCGGCATTGTCCAGAACGACATCAAGCGCGTCGTCGCGTATTCGACGCTGTCGCAGCTCGGCTACATGACGGTCGCGCTCGGCGTGTCCGCGTACCCGGTCGCCGTGTTCCATCTGATGACGCACGCGTTCTTCAAGGCGCTGCTGTTCCTCGGCGCGGGCTCGGTGATCATCGGCATGCACCACGATCAGGACATGCGCAACATGGGCGGCCTGCGCAAGTACATGCCGATCACGTGGATCACGTCGCTCGTCGGCTCGCTCGCGCTGATCGGCACGCCGTTCTTCTCGGGCTTCTACTCGAAGGACTCGATCATCGACGCGGTGAAGCTGTCGCACCTGCCGGGCTCGGGCTTCGCGTACTTCGCGGTTGTCGCGAGCGTGTTCGTCACGGCGCTGTACTCGTTCCGGATGTACTTCCTCGTGTTCCACGGCGAGGAGCGTTTCCGCCATCCGAAGGCGTTCGGCAACAACCACGGCGCCGAATCGGCCGCGCATCACGGCCATGACGACGACCACGGCCACGGCCATGCGCACGAGCCGCACGAAACGCCTTGGGTCGTCTGGGTGCCGCTCGTGCTGCTTGCGATTCCGTCGGTCATCATCGGTGCGATCGCGATCGGCCCGATGCTGTACGGCGATTTCTTCCAGCACGGCGTCGCGTTCGACAAGGTGATCTTCATCGGCCAGAACCACCCGGCGCTCGCCGAGATGGCGGAGGAATTCCACGGCTGGACGGCGATGGGGCTGCACTCGGTGTCGGGCCTGCCCGTGTGGCTCGCGCTCGCGGGCGTCGTCGTCGCGTGGTTCCTGTACCTGAAGCGCCCGGATCTGCCGGCTGCGATCCGTCGTGCGTTCGGCCCGATCTACACGCTGCTCGACAACAAGTACTACATGGACAAGATCAACGAGGTCGTGTTCGCGAAGGGCTCGATCGCGATCGGCCGCGGTCTGTGGAAGGAAGGCGACGTCGTGGTGATCGACGGCCTCGTCAACGGCAGCGCGCGCTTCATCGGCTGGTTCGCCGGCGTGATCCGCTTCCTCCAATCCGGTTACATCTATCACTACGCGTTCGCCATGATCATCGGCATGCTGGGGCTCCTGACCCTGTTTGTAACGCTCGGCGGCAAATAA
- a CDS encoding NADH-quinone oxidoreductase subunit J, with amino-acid sequence MDFTTVLFYIFSLLLVVSGLKVITSRNPVASALFLVLAFFNAAAIWMLLEAEFLAILLVLVYVGAVMVLFLFVVMMLDINIDVLRRDFKRFVPMATVVGAIIVVETALILWRGYGATGSPVRDMAAGALAGMPNTKLIGKVIYTDYIFAFEIAGLVLLVAIIAAVALTAQKGKDSKRQRVSEQVKVRREDRVRLVKMQADKPQTEAAASDAASGSSNG; translated from the coding sequence ATGGACTTCACGACCGTACTCTTCTACATCTTCTCGCTGCTCCTCGTGGTGTCGGGGCTGAAGGTGATCACATCGCGCAACCCGGTGGCGTCTGCGCTCTTCCTCGTGCTCGCGTTCTTCAACGCGGCCGCGATCTGGATGCTGCTCGAGGCCGAGTTCCTCGCGATCCTGCTGGTGCTCGTCTACGTGGGCGCGGTGATGGTGCTGTTCCTCTTCGTCGTGATGATGCTCGACATCAACATCGACGTGCTGCGCCGTGACTTCAAGCGCTTCGTGCCGATGGCGACCGTGGTGGGCGCGATCATCGTCGTCGAGACGGCGCTGATCCTCTGGCGCGGCTACGGCGCGACGGGCTCGCCCGTGCGCGACATGGCCGCGGGCGCGCTCGCCGGCATGCCGAACACGAAACTGATCGGCAAGGTGATCTACACCGATTACATCTTCGCGTTCGAAATCGCGGGCCTCGTGCTGCTCGTCGCGATCATCGCGGCGGTCGCGCTGACCGCGCAGAAGGGCAAGGACAGCAAGCGCCAGCGCGTGTCCGAGCAGGTGAAGGTGCGCCGCGAGGATCGCGTGCGTCTCGTGAAGATGCAAGCCGACAAGCCGCAGACGGAAGCCGCCGCGAGCGACGCCGCGTCGGGCTCGAGCAACGGCTAA
- a CDS encoding DUF2818 family protein — MSAAGWFIVLLALVGANLPFLNQRLFAVVPLKSGATAKKSAWVRIGEMIVLYFVVGALGFWLESRAGNRFEQGWQFYAITFSLFVVFAFPGFTFQYLVKRR; from the coding sequence ATGTCGGCCGCCGGCTGGTTCATCGTGCTGTTGGCGCTCGTGGGCGCCAACCTGCCGTTCCTGAATCAGCGCCTGTTCGCCGTCGTGCCGCTGAAAAGCGGGGCGACGGCGAAAAAGAGCGCATGGGTTCGGATCGGCGAAATGATCGTGCTGTATTTCGTCGTCGGCGCGTTGGGCTTCTGGCTCGAATCGCGCGCCGGCAATCGCTTCGAACAGGGCTGGCAGTTTTACGCGATCACTTTCAGTCTCTTCGTGGTGTTTGCGTTTCCCGGCTTCACGTTCCAGTATCTCGTCAAACGGCGTTGA
- the nuoI gene encoding NADH-quinone oxidoreductase subunit NuoI produces the protein MTAIQQFFKTFFLTELLKGLALTGRYTFKRKFTVQFPEEKTPISPRFRGLHALRRYENGEERCIACKLCEAVCPAMAITIESETRADNTRRTTRYDIDLTKCIFCGFCEESCPVDSIVETQILEYHGEKRGDLYFTKEMLLAVGDRYEKEIAAAKAADARYR, from the coding sequence ATGACGGCAATCCAACAGTTTTTTAAGACCTTCTTCCTGACCGAGCTGCTCAAGGGGCTCGCGCTGACCGGACGCTACACGTTCAAGCGCAAGTTCACCGTGCAGTTCCCCGAGGAGAAGACGCCGATTTCGCCGCGCTTTCGCGGGCTGCACGCACTGCGCCGCTACGAGAACGGCGAGGAGCGGTGCATCGCGTGCAAGCTGTGCGAAGCGGTGTGCCCGGCCATGGCGATTACGATCGAATCGGAGACGCGCGCGGACAACACCCGTCGCACGACGCGCTACGACATCGACCTGACGAAGTGCATCTTCTGCGGTTTCTGCGAAGAGAGCTGCCCGGTCGATTCGATCGTCGAGACGCAGATTCTCGAGTATCACGGCGAGAAGCGCGGCGATCTGTACTTCACGAAGGAAATGCTGCTCGCGGTGGGCGATCGCTACGAGAAGGAGATCGCGGCCGCGAAGGCCGCCGACGCGCGGTATCGGTGA
- a CDS encoding NADH-quinone oxidoreductase subunit M, with protein MHSFPILSTAIWLPIVFGLVVLAVGSDKNPGAARWIALIGSLAGLAVTIPLITGFDSSTAALQFVEQTTWIERFNISYHLGVDGISMWFVVLTALITVIVVIAGWEVITENVSQYLAAFLILSGIMIGVFSAADGLLFYVFFEATLIPMYIIIGVWGGPNRVYAAFKFFLYTLAGSLLMLVALIYLYTQTHSFDLATWQNAKIAMTPQVLLFIAFFLAFAVKVPMWPVHTWLPDAHVEAPTGGSVVLAAIMLKLGAYGFLRFSLPITPDASHFFAPVVIALSLTAVIYIGLVAMVQADMKKLVAYSSIAHMGFVTLGFFIFNQLGVEGAIVQMISHGFVSGAMFLCIGVLYDRLHSRQIADYGGVVNVMPKFAAFAMLFSMANCGLPGTSGFVGEFMVILAAVQYNFWIAFGAAFTLILGAAYTLWMYKRVYFGAVTSDKVAKLSDISRREFTMLAVLAAFTLLMGLYPKPFTDVMHVSVENLLSHVAQSKLPLAQ; from the coding sequence ATGCACTCTTTTCCGATTCTCAGTACCGCGATCTGGTTGCCGATCGTGTTCGGCCTCGTCGTGCTCGCGGTCGGCTCCGACAAGAATCCCGGCGCGGCGCGCTGGATCGCGCTGATCGGCTCGCTCGCGGGCCTGGCCGTGACGATTCCGCTGATCACGGGCTTTGACTCGAGCACCGCCGCGCTGCAGTTCGTCGAGCAAACGACTTGGATCGAACGTTTCAACATCTCGTATCACCTGGGCGTCGACGGCATCTCGATGTGGTTCGTCGTGTTGACCGCGCTCATCACGGTGATCGTCGTGATCGCCGGCTGGGAGGTGATCACCGAGAACGTGTCGCAGTATCTCGCCGCGTTCCTGATCCTGTCGGGGATCATGATCGGCGTGTTCTCGGCGGCTGACGGCCTGCTGTTCTACGTGTTCTTCGAGGCGACGCTGATCCCGATGTACATCATCATCGGCGTGTGGGGCGGCCCGAACCGCGTGTACGCGGCGTTCAAGTTCTTCCTGTACACGCTCGCCGGCTCGCTGCTGATGCTGGTCGCGCTGATCTACCTGTACACGCAGACGCACTCGTTCGATCTCGCGACGTGGCAGAACGCGAAGATCGCGATGACGCCGCAGGTGCTGCTCTTCATCGCGTTCTTCCTCGCGTTCGCGGTGAAGGTGCCGATGTGGCCGGTGCACACCTGGCTGCCGGACGCGCACGTCGAAGCGCCGACGGGCGGCTCGGTCGTGCTGGCCGCGATCATGCTGAAGCTCGGTGCGTACGGCTTCCTGCGCTTCTCGCTGCCGATCACGCCGGACGCGAGCCACTTCTTCGCGCCCGTCGTGATCGCGCTGTCGCTGACCGCGGTGATCTACATCGGCCTCGTCGCGATGGTGCAGGCGGACATGAAGAAGCTCGTCGCCTATTCGTCGATCGCGCACATGGGCTTCGTCACGCTCGGCTTCTTCATCTTCAACCAGCTCGGCGTCGAGGGCGCGATCGTCCAGATGATCTCGCACGGCTTCGTGTCGGGCGCGATGTTCCTCTGCATCGGTGTGCTGTACGACCGCCTGCACTCGCGCCAGATCGCCGATTACGGCGGCGTCGTCAACGTGATGCCGAAGTTCGCCGCGTTCGCGATGCTGTTCTCGATGGCCAACTGCGGCCTGCCGGGCACGTCGGGCTTCGTCGGTGAGTTCATGGTGATCCTCGCGGCGGTTCAGTACAACTTCTGGATCGCGTTCGGCGCGGCGTTCACGCTGATTCTCGGCGCGGCGTACACGCTGTGGATGTACAAGCGCGTGTACTTCGGCGCGGTGACGAGCGACAAGGTCGCGAAGCTGTCGGACATCAGCCGTCGCGAATTCACGATGCTCGCCGTGCTCGCCGCGTTCACGCTGCTGATGGGCCTCTATCCGAAGCCCTTCACCGACGTGATGCACGTTTCCGTGGAAAACCTCCTCTCCCACGTCGCGCAGTCGAAACTGCCGCTGGCCCAGTAA
- a CDS encoding DUF1178 family protein, which yields MKVLDLQCPHGHRFEGWFASADEFEAQLSRKLVECPVCGATEVSRMPSAPRLNLSGASQARPADPRALQAQALRALREVLAKTENVGERFAEEARRIHYNEAPARSIRGVTTPEDAQALAEEGIDVMPLPVPAALKEPLQ from the coding sequence ATGAAGGTCCTCGATTTACAGTGCCCGCATGGCCATCGGTTCGAAGGCTGGTTCGCATCGGCCGATGAGTTCGAAGCGCAGTTGTCCCGCAAGCTGGTCGAATGTCCGGTGTGCGGGGCGACCGAGGTCAGCCGCATGCCGTCCGCGCCGCGCCTGAATCTGTCGGGTGCGTCGCAGGCGCGGCCGGCCGATCCGCGCGCGCTTCAGGCCCAGGCGCTGCGCGCGCTGCGCGAGGTGCTCGCGAAGACCGAGAACGTGGGCGAGCGCTTCGCCGAGGAAGCGCGGCGCATTCACTACAATGAAGCGCCCGCGCGCAGCATTCGCGGCGTGACCACGCCCGAAGACGCGCAAGCCTTGGCCGAAGAGGGCATCGACGTGATGCCGCTGCCGGTTCCCGCCGCGCTGAAAGAGCCCCTGCAGTGA
- the nuoK gene encoding NADH-quinone oxidoreductase subunit NuoK, translating into MLTLAHYLVLGAILFAIAIVGIFLNRRNIIIILMAIELMLLAVNTNFVAFSHYLGDVHGQIFVFFVLTVAAAEAAIGLAILVTLFRKLDTINVEDLDQLKG; encoded by the coding sequence ATGTTGACCTTGGCTCATTACCTCGTGCTCGGCGCGATCCTGTTCGCGATCGCGATCGTCGGGATTTTCCTGAACCGCCGCAACATCATCATCATCCTGATGGCGATCGAGCTGATGCTGCTCGCGGTGAACACCAATTTCGTCGCGTTCTCGCACTACCTGGGCGACGTCCACGGCCAGATCTTCGTGTTCTTCGTGTTGACGGTCGCGGCGGCGGAAGCCGCAATCGGCCTCGCGATTCTGGTGACTCTGTTCCGCAAGCTCGACACGATCAATGTCGAGGATCTCGATCAGCTCAAAGGTTAA